In the Bacillus solimangrovi genome, one interval contains:
- the uvrA gene encoding excinuclease ABC subunit UvrA — MSMKEIVVKGARAHNLKNIDVQIPRDKLVVVTGLSGSGKSSLAFDTIYAEGQRRYVESLSAYARQFLGQMDKPDVDSIEGLSPAISIDQKTTSRNPRSTVGTVTEIYDYLRLLFARIGKPVCPKHGIQITSQTVEQMVDRIMEYPERTKLQVLAPIVSGRKGTHVKVIEEIKKQGYVRIRVNGEMREVSEEIELEKNKKHSIEVVIDRVVIKDGIQSRLADSVETALRLAEGNVMVDIIDGEELLFSEHHACPHCGFSIGELEPRMFSFNSPYGACSKCDGLGTKLEVDLDLVIPDWERSLNNHALAPWEPTSSQYYPKLLESVCTHYGIDMDVPIKDIPKIQLDKVLYGSGDDKIYFRYENDFGQVRENHIFFEGVIHNIERRYRETSSDYVREQMEKYMAQKACPTCKGHRLKKESLAVLINDKHIGEITTLSVQDSHRFIDELVLSEKDMQIARLILREINERLGFLVNVGLEYLTLNRAAGTLSGGEAQRIRLATQIGSRLTGVLYILDEPSIGLHQRDNDRLIDTLKNMRDIGNTLIVVEHDEDTMLAADHLIDIGPGAGAHGGQIISEGSPEYVMNDPKSLTGQYLSGEKFISLPVERRKSEERKLEIKGAKENNLRNVNASIPLGLFTCVTGVSGSGKSTLVNEVLYKTLAQKLHRAKAKPGANKEIKGIEQLDKVIDIDQSPIGRTPRSNPATYTGVFDDIRDVFAQTNEAKIRGYKKGRFSFNVKGGRCEACRGDGIIKIEMHFLPDVYVPCEVCEGKRYNRETLEVKYKNKNIANILDMTVEDAVEFFSNIPKIKRKLQTIYDVGLSYVKLGQPATTLSGGEAQRVKLASELHRRSTGRSLYILDEPTTGLHVDDISRLLKVLQRLVDNGDTVLVIEHNLDVIKTADHIIDLGPEGGEKGGQIIATGTPEVICEEAQSYTGKYLRPVIERDRKRMDERLDKVEVKVQ, encoded by the coding sequence ATATAGATGTACAAATACCACGTGATAAGCTTGTTGTTGTAACAGGTTTGTCAGGTTCAGGAAAGTCATCGTTAGCATTTGATACGATTTATGCCGAAGGTCAACGTCGATATGTTGAATCACTTTCAGCGTATGCACGTCAATTTTTAGGTCAAATGGATAAACCAGATGTAGATTCGATTGAAGGTCTATCACCTGCAATTTCGATTGATCAAAAAACGACAAGCCGTAACCCTCGTTCAACTGTAGGTACCGTTACGGAAATATATGATTATTTACGGTTATTGTTTGCGCGCATTGGGAAGCCTGTTTGTCCGAAACATGGTATTCAAATTACTTCTCAAACAGTCGAGCAAATGGTTGATCGAATTATGGAGTATCCTGAGAGAACAAAGTTGCAAGTATTAGCACCGATCGTATCTGGCAGAAAAGGAACACACGTCAAAGTAATTGAAGAGATTAAGAAACAAGGGTACGTGAGAATACGTGTTAATGGTGAAATGCGAGAAGTAAGTGAAGAAATTGAACTTGAGAAGAACAAGAAACATTCAATTGAAGTCGTCATTGATCGAGTTGTCATTAAAGATGGAATCCAATCTCGATTAGCCGATTCAGTTGAAACAGCTCTTCGATTAGCCGAAGGAAATGTAATGGTTGACATTATTGATGGAGAAGAATTGTTATTCAGTGAACATCATGCTTGTCCACATTGTGGGTTTTCAATTGGTGAACTTGAACCGAGAATGTTTTCTTTTAACAGTCCTTATGGTGCTTGTTCGAAATGTGATGGTTTAGGTACGAAGCTAGAGGTAGACCTTGACTTAGTCATTCCAGATTGGGAGCGCTCTTTAAATAATCATGCCCTTGCGCCATGGGAACCAACTAGTTCTCAGTATTATCCTAAGCTTTTGGAAAGTGTGTGTACCCATTATGGAATAGATATGGACGTTCCGATTAAGGATATACCGAAAATCCAATTAGACAAAGTGCTGTATGGGAGTGGCGACGATAAGATTTACTTCCGTTATGAGAATGACTTCGGTCAAGTACGGGAGAACCATATTTTCTTTGAAGGGGTTATACATAATATAGAGCGGCGTTATCGTGAAACTAGTTCAGACTATGTTCGTGAACAAATGGAAAAGTATATGGCACAGAAGGCGTGCCCTACTTGTAAAGGTCATCGGTTGAAAAAGGAAAGCTTAGCTGTATTAATTAATGATAAACATATTGGAGAAATCACTACACTATCTGTACAAGATTCACATCGCTTTATTGATGAGCTTGTCTTAAGTGAAAAAGATATGCAAATTGCACGCCTTATTTTACGAGAGATTAATGAAAGGTTGGGATTCCTCGTAAATGTAGGATTAGAGTATTTAACGTTAAATCGTGCTGCAGGTACTCTTTCAGGTGGTGAAGCACAACGGATACGACTTGCAACCCAAATTGGCTCTCGTTTAACAGGTGTTCTCTATATTTTAGATGAGCCATCAATTGGTTTGCATCAACGTGATAATGATCGTTTGATCGATACGTTAAAGAACATGCGTGATATCGGGAATACGTTAATTGTTGTTGAACACGATGAAGATACGATGCTTGCTGCTGATCATCTAATTGATATTGGTCCAGGAGCAGGAGCACATGGAGGGCAAATTATTTCAGAAGGATCACCTGAGTACGTGATGAATGATCCTAAGTCATTAACTGGACAATATTTATCAGGTGAAAAATTCATTTCCCTTCCAGTTGAGCGCAGAAAATCCGAAGAACGTAAGCTTGAAATAAAGGGTGCAAAAGAGAATAACCTTAGAAATGTCAATGCATCGATTCCGTTAGGACTATTTACATGTGTAACTGGAGTTTCTGGCTCAGGAAAGAGTACGCTAGTGAATGAAGTTCTTTATAAAACACTTGCTCAAAAGCTCCATAGGGCGAAGGCGAAACCGGGTGCAAATAAGGAGATCAAAGGGATTGAGCAACTTGATAAAGTCATTGATATTGATCAATCGCCAATCGGAAGAACACCTCGTTCTAATCCTGCAACATATACTGGGGTGTTTGATGATATTCGTGATGTATTTGCTCAAACAAATGAGGCGAAGATTCGTGGTTATAAGAAGGGACGCTTTAGCTTTAATGTTAAAGGTGGACGTTGTGAAGCTTGTCGTGGAGATGGGATTATAAAGATTGAAATGCATTTCTTGCCTGACGTATACGTTCCTTGCGAAGTGTGTGAAGGTAAACGATATAACCGTGAAACATTAGAAGTGAAGTATAAGAATAAAAATATCGCTAACATTCTTGATATGACTGTTGAAGATGCAGTCGAATTTTTCAGTAACATACCGAAGATTAAACGGAAGTTACAGACAATTTATGATGTAGGATTAAGTTATGTGAAGCTTGGACAACCTGCAACAACACTTTCAGGTGGCGAGGCACAGCGGGTTAAGCTTGCATCAGAATTACATCGACGTTCAACGGGAAGATCACTTTACATTTTAGATGAGCCAACCACAGGATTACATGTGGACGATATTTCTCGATTATTAAAGGTGTTACAACGTCTTGTTGATAATGGAGATACTGTTCTTGTTATCGAGCATAACCTTGATGTCATTAAGACAGCAGATCATATTATTGATTTAGGACCAGAAGGTGGAGAGAAGGGTGGACAAATAATTGCCACAGGCACACCAGAAGTAATTTGTGAAGAAGCTCAATCATATACAGGTAAATATTTACGGCCTGTAATTGAACGTGACCGTAAGCGTATGGATGAACGATTAGATAAAGTAGAAGTGAAAGTGCAATAG
- a CDS encoding DUF4870 domain-containing protein codes for METNKVLSSLCYFSIFFAGFIFPIVVYFVSDDRELKDHAKSALLSHLLPFLSFVAGIILVITTSLAGGEPSLLFILFFVIIMAINVIVVIWNIVKGIQVLR; via the coding sequence ATGGAGACAAATAAGGTACTTTCATCATTATGTTATTTTAGTATTTTCTTCGCGGGTTTCATCTTTCCAATCGTAGTTTATTTTGTATCTGACGATAGAGAATTAAAGGATCACGCTAAGTCTGCTTTATTATCACATTTACTTCCGTTTTTGTCATTTGTGGCTGGGATTATATTGGTTATTACGACTAGTTTAGCTGGTGGAGAGCCATCGTTATTATTTATTCTCTTTTTTGTAATTATTATGGCCATTAATGTAATTGTTGTGATTTGGAATATAGTCAAAGGAATTCAAGTACTCCGCTAA